Sequence from the Fulvivirga ligni genome:
TTTTAGGTGTAACTATCGGTGCCATCACTACCTGTTCTGAAATCTTAGGACATCAGGAGCTGATGAAAAAGATCGCTGATCGCACTGCCACAGAATAAAGATTAATGATCCGAAAATTCTTCAAAAACAAATTTGTTAGAATCATTTTATGGCTGCACGTTGTGGCTCTCGTGGTAATTGTTGGCCTTTTCTTTTATCTCAAACATACCACCAAGGTAGATTATGAGAAGGGTATGGCCAATGGTCCGTATGATGTAATTATAGTTCCGGGCTACCCTTATGAAGGACAATGGCATGATATAATGAAAACCAGAATCTACTGGGCAGCATACCTTTATGAGAAAGGGATAACCAAAAACATCATTTTCTCAGGCTCGGCAGTCTATTCTCCCTATGTGGAAAGCGTGATCATGAAGCAATATGCCATGAAGCTTGGCGTGCCTGAAGATGCAATATTCACCGAAACTCAAGCAGAACACAGCACTGAAAATCTATTCTACTCCTATCAGATAGCAGAAGAAAATGGTTTGAAAAAGGTATGTCTTGCGACTGACCCGGTGCAATCTTTCTTTCTAAAGAACTATGCCGAGGATAATGATTACGAAATAAACTATCTCCCAATAAAATATTTTACCTTGGAAAATTTAAATATGAAAGACTTTGAAATTAACGATAAAGTGGCTTTCATTGAGGATTTCGAAGCTTTACCAGATCGTGAGAGCTTCTGGAAAAGGATGCAGGGAACTTTAGGTAAAAATATTGACTATAATGATGTAGAAGAGTAATCTAATAGTCAGGTAGAGAAGAATGAGAAAAAAAATATTAATTGGCCTCCTAAGCTTTATAATTCTTGTAGTAGGTCTTTGTACAGTTTATTATTTCATGGTAAAGGCTACACCACCAGTTAATCAGGAGGACCTACCAGCCATTACCGTTACTAAATCTGGAGAAAATTCTTTTGTAGGCTCAGATGGAAGCTGGCTCAAGAAGAATGATCAGCAAGTATGGGAGATGTATGTACATGGCGGTCCCTTGGAGAGAGGTGTGGCATTTGGAGAGCTATGTATCCCTTTGCAAAAAGATAAAGAAGAGGCATTTATTGCTGAGATCCGAAACAAGGTGCCGTCAGATTCTTATCTGAATTTCCTTAAATACTTAATAGGCTGGTTCAATAGAGACCTGGATAAATATGTTCCCGAAGAATACTTGAAGGAGATATATGCTTCTTCCAGGTATATGCCAGATGAATATGACTACATCGCTCCTAAATATCAAAGAGCATTAAGCTATCATGCAGCTCATGACATTGGTCATGCATTGCAAAACATGAACTTGGTGGGCTGTACATCATTTGCCGTTCGTGGCGATAAGTCGGAAAATTCTAAATTACTCCTGGGACGAAACTTTGACTTTTATTTCGGAGAGGACTTTGCCCAGGATAGAATGGTAGCCTTCTATAATCCTGATCAAGGATATAAATTCATGTCTATCACTTGGGCCTGTTTTAGTGGCGTGGTATCTGGAATGAATGAGAAAGGCCTATCAATAACCTTAAATTCAGACAAGTCAGCTATTCCTTCCAAAGGAACTACACCTGTGTCATTAATGGCCAGACAAATGCTGCAGTATGCCAGCAATATAGAAGAGGCCTACGAGATTGCTAAATCCTATGATACCTTCGTAGCAGAATCATTTCTTATCGGTTCGAAAGAAGATGGAAGAGCTGCATTAATAGAAAAGACTCCAGAGAAGACAGCTTTATACCAGGAAGATGACATGGACCTGGTAGTGACCAATCACTACCAAAGTGATGAGCTGAAGAATGATGAGCTGAATCAGGAATATCTATCAGAAGGGGTTTCAGACTATAGATATGAAAGAGTACAGGAGCTTCTGGACTCGTTGTCTCCCATGAATGTTGAAAAAACTGCCTATCTGCTCAGAGATAAAAGAGGTTTAGGAGGTAAGGATATCGGTTTAGCAAATGAAAAAGCAATTAATCAATTATTAGCTCATCATTCGGTTATTTTTTCTCCTGAAGAATTGAAAGTTTGGGTTTCAGCTCCACCGTATCAACTGGGTAAGTATTTGGCTTACGATCTTAATGAAATTTTCAGTGAAGAAGATGGCGGACATGTCACTTTCAGTTATATCGATTCATTAAGCCTTGACAAGGACCCTTTCTATTTCACAGAGGATTATAAGAAATTTAGAGATTTCGTCGCCACAAAAGCAGAAATTCAAAAAACACTTGCTCGAGGAGAAGGTGACGCTATCTCTGAGGCAGAACAACAAAAGTTCATTGCTAGTAACCCTAATGGCTATCTCACTTATTACTACCTGGGAGATTATAATAAAAGTCTGGAGTTGTGGAGTAAAGCCAAAAAATATTATAATATTGCCCTTCAATTAGAAATTGCACGAAAAAGTGAACGTGATCACATTCTTGAAGGATTGAAGGAATGTGAGGAACATTTAAATTAATAGTTAGTCTTAGTAGATGCTTATTCCTTCTTTAGAAACTTCAGATGATAGTAATATTGAAAACTATCAATTAGAAGAGTTGAAAAAATTGTTGGCCTACGTGAATGAAAGGTCTACTTTTTATCAAAAGCATTTCAAAGATGCTGGCATCACTATCAATGACATTCAGTCATTATCAGATCTTGGCAAACTTCCCATTACGCAAAAAAGTGACCTACAGACTCATCAGAGAGAATTCTGGTGTGTAGGCGCTGATCAGATCTCAGATTACTGTAGCACATCAGGTACAGAAGGAAAGCCTGTCATAGTTCCACTTTCAGCTAATGATGTGGATCGTTTAGCTTATAATGAAGCTATATCTTTGAGTTGTGCTGGTGGTGGCGAAAATGAAATCTACCAACTTACTACTACTATTGACAGGCAGTTTATGGCTGGCTATGCCTATGCTTTGGGAGCAAAGAAAATAGGAGCTGGTATGTTAAGAGTAGGTCCTGGTTTGCCGGAGTTACAGTGGCGAATGATTCAGGAAGTCAATCCCACCGCATTGATCATCGTGCCATCTTTTTTAAATAAACTTATAGAATATGCCTCAAAGCAAGGCATTGATTATAAGAACAGTAGTGTTAAAAAGGCAATTTGCATCGGTGAGCCAGTTCGCAATGCTGATTTTCAATTAAACGCAATTGGTCAAAGGATTACTTCTAATTGGGATATTGAACTGTACTCTACCTATGCCTCTACAGAAATGGGCACGGCGTTTACAGAATGTGCAGCCGGTAAAGGAGGACATTTACATCCGGAATTGTTGATTGCTGAAATTTTAGATGAGAATAATTCACCAGTAGCCCCGGGAGAAATCGGCGAACTTACTATCACCACTTTAGGCATTGAAGCCATGCCTTTAATTAGGTTTAAAACAGGTGACCTATGCTACTTTGATTACTCTAAATGTGAATGTGGACGTAATACACCAAGATTAAGTCCCATATTAGGCCGTAAATATCAATTGATTAAATATAAGGGTACCACGTGTTACCCTCCTGCCATATTTGACCTCTTAGATTCGGAAGAAAATATTACTCATTACCAGGTAGTGGTAGATGCTGACGAGTTTTCTAATGACACCTTGAAAGTTTTATATAGCTGTAATAATGATGTTGATTCCGCGGAATTGTCCAAAAAATTCAAGTCAAAGTTAAGGGTAACACCAGAGTTGTCCAGAATTTCAGAGGATGAACTTTTCCCCCGAGTTTACCCCAAGTCAAGTAGGAAGCCAATCAAATTTTTAGATCAGAGGAAATAATTAATTTTCTTTGTACTTTTGAGGCGCACTTCAGGAAATAATCGAAAGCCTACCGATTATTGAAAAAATATAATAACTAGTATTTGCTTACTCGAATTAAGTTACTATCTTTGCAGTCCTTTTGCGGAAAAACCGTGAGAGCTATAGCTAAAGTACGCTTATAAAGATTTTAAAATGTCTGGTATTATAGGAAAGAAAATCGGGATGACTAGCATTTACAGTGCCACTGGGAAAAATATCCCATGCACGGTGATAGAGGCTGGTCCTTGTGTAGTAACACAAGTAAAAAATGATGAGACAGACGGATACACGGCTGTTCAGTTGGGCTATGGAGAGCGTAAGGAGAAAAACACACCTAAAGCTTTACTAGGTCACTTTAAAAAAGCTGGAACTACTCCTAAGAAAGAAGTAGTTGAGTTTAGAGATTTTAGAGTTGAGTTTGAAGGTGGTGTGCAGTTAGGTCAGGAAATTTTTGTTGGCGATGTATTCGTTGAAGGAGATTTCGTTGATGCTATCGGTACCTCTAAAGGTAAAGGTTTCCAAGGTGTTGTTAAAAGACACGGTTTCGGTGGTGTTGGTCAAAGAACTCACGGTCAGCATAACAGAGAAAGAGCACCTGGTTCAATAGGTGGCGCGTCTTTCCCAGCTAGAGTATTCAAAGGTATGAGAATGGCTGGTAGAGCAGGTGGTGACAGAGTAAAAGTTATCAACCTTCAGGTAGTAAGAGTTATACCTGAAAAGAATTTGATTTTAGTAAGTGGTTCTGTACCAGGAGCAAATAATTCAACTGTAATTCTCGAGAAGTAATGGACATTTCAGTAGTAAAATATAGTGGTGAGGATACCGGCAGAAAGATCAGTCTTTCTGAAGAGGTTTTCGGTATCGAGCCTAACGATCATGCGATATACCTTGATGTTAAGCAATTCTTAGCTAACCAAAGACAAGGTACGCACAAGTCGAAAGAGAGAGGTGAGATTAGTGGATCTACCAGAAAAATAAAGAGACAAAAGGGTACTGGTACAGCGAGAGCTGGTAGTATCAAGTCACCTGTTTTCAGAGGTGGAGGTAGAGTATTCGGTCCTAGGCCAAGAAACTATTCTTTCAAGCTTAACAAAAAGATGAAAGAATTGGCTCGTAAGTCTGCTTTGACTTATAAGGCTAAGGATAACAATATCGCTATCGTGGAAGATTTATCATTCGATGCTCCAAGAACTAAGGAGTATATCAAAATGTTAAATGCACTTTCACTAGGTGATAAAAAGACATTATTGGTGCTTCCAGAGGGTAACAAAAACGTTGTGTTATCAGGAAGAAACGTTCAAAACACAAAAGTAATTACAGCTGATAGCTTAAACACTTTTGATGTGTTACACGCTGATAATCTAATATTGAGTGAGAGCTCTCTTGAGAAGATTGATAACTTATTGAAGAAATAAAAATGAGTGTTTTAATAAAGCCATTAGTTACAGAAAAAGTTTCTGCTTTAAACGAAAAAGGCAAGTATGGTTTCGTAGTAGACCGCAAAGCCAATAAAGTGGACATAAAAAAGGCTGTAGAAAAATTGTATGGAGTTACTGTAGAAGAGGTAAATACAATGAACTATCTAGGTAAGAAAAAATCTAGATATACCAAATCTAAAGTAATTAGTGGAAGAACTCCTTCTTTTAAAAAGGCTATCGTAACAGTAGCGGATGGTGAAGTAATCGATTTTTACAGCGAAATTTAATCATTAGAGAAAGATGGCAATTAAGAAATTAAGACCGATTACTCCAGGACAGAGATATAGAACTGCTCCAGCTTTCACTGAGGTAACTAAATCTACTCCTGAGAAATCTTTGGTCTCTACTAAAAAGAGAAGCGGCGGTAGAAACAACACCGGTAAAATGACCATGAGATACATTGGTGGTGGTCATAAGAAGAAAAACCGTATTGTTGACTTCAAAAGAAATAAATTTGATATTCCTGCTACCGTAAAGGCAATTGAGTATGATCCAACAAGATCAGCTCGTTTGGCATTATTGTATTATGCAGATGGAGCTAAAGCTTATATCATCGCTCCTGAGGGATTAACTGTTGGTACAGTGATCACATCAGGCGAAAGTGTTGCTCCTGAAGTTGGTAATGCTCTTCCATTATCTAAAATACCTTTAGGTACTATCATTCACAACATTGAACTTAAGCCTGGTAAAGGTGGAGCAATGGCTAGAAGTGCAGGTTCTTATGCACAGTTAGCAGCTCGTGAAGGTAAATACGCCACGTTGAAATTACCTTCTGGCGAAACTAGAAGAGTGTTGGTTACTTGTTTAGCTACTATCGGTTCAGTTTCAAACTCTGATCACATGAACGTGAGATTAGGTAAAGCTGGTAGAAACAGATGGTTAGGTAAAAGACCTAGAACAAGAGGTGTAGCTATGAACCCGGTTGATCACCCAATGGGTGGTGGTGAAGGAAAATCTTCTGGAGGTCACCCTAGATCAAGAACAGGTTTATTGGCAAAAGGTAAGAAAACCAGAACGCCAAAGAAATATTCAAACAATCTTATAATTAGTAGAGGTAAGAAGAAGAAAAAATAATGGCTAGATCACTTAAAAAAGGACCATATATAGATTTCAGGCTCGACAAAAAAGTCGATGCTATGAACGATTCAGGAAAAAAATCTGTGATCAAGACCTGGTCAAGAAGGTCAATGATCTCGCCAGATTTTGTAGGACATACTTTTGCTGTACATAATGGTAATAAGTTTATTCCTGTTTATGTAACTGAAAATATGGTAGGACACAAGCTTGGTGAGTTTGCTCCGACTAGAAATTTCAGAGGTCACGTTGGTAAAAAAGACAAAGGTAAAAGATAATTATGGAGGCAGTAGCTAAATTAAAGAACGTACCTACCTCACCTCGAAAAATGAGATTAGTAGCTGATCTAATCAGAGGAGAGAGAGTTAGCAAGGCACTAAATATTTTAAAGTTTGAGCCTAAGCAAGGTGCTGCCAGGCTTGAAAAGTTATTACTTTCAGCCATTTCAAACTGGCAGCAAGGTAATGAGGATGTTGACCTAGAAGATGCTGATTTATACGTAAAAAGTATCCAGGTTGATAGCGGTAAAATTTTGAAGCGTTTAAGACCTGCTCCTCAGGGAAGAGCGCACAGAATAAGAAAGAGATCTAATCACGTAACTTTAGTCTTAGATAGTCTATCTCCTATTCAGGAAAAGGTTGAAAAACCTGCAAAGAATGAGACCAAGAAGACTAAGAAAAAAGACAATAAAGAAGATAAATAATGGGACAAAAAGTTAACCCTGTAGCTTTCAGACTTGGTATTGTTAAAGGTTGGGATTCCAGCTGGTATGGTGGCAAGGACTTTTCTGATAAATTAGTAGAAGATCACAACATCAGAAACTATATAGCAGCTCGTATACCAAAAGGCGGTATTTCTAAAGTAGTAATAGAAAGAACACTTAAAAGAATCACTTTAACAGTACACACGGCTCGTCCAGGTGTTGTTATCGGTAAAGGTGGTGCTGAGGTAGATAAGATTAAAGAAGAGTTAAAGAAATTGACAGGTAAGGATGTTCAAATTAACATCTTCGAAGTTAAGAGACCTGAACTAGATGCTAAACTAGTAGGTGAATCTATCGCTCAGCAATTACAAGCACGTATTTCTTACAGAAGAGCTATGAAGCAAGCTATTGCTTCTGCCATGAGAGTAGGTGCTCAGGGAATCAAAATCAAAGTTTCTGGTCGTTTAGGTGGCGCAGAGATGGCACGTACTGAGCAGTACAAAGATGGTCGTATTCCATTGCACACATTAAGAGCAGATATCGATTACGCTATCAGCGAAGCAAGCACTGTTTACGGTAAGATCGGTATCAAAGTATGGATCTTCAAAGGTGAGGTTTACGGTAAAAGAGATCTTTCTCCTAACGTAGGATTAGGTAATTCAGGATCTGGAAACTCTGGCAGAGGTGGCAGAAAAAGAGGTGGAGACGGTCCTAAGAGAAGAAGAAATAAATAGTTTTAATTGGAAGATGTGCGTGCGAAAGCACGGTCTAAATTCATAAAATATTATGTTACAGCCAAAGAGAGTTAAATTCAGGAAAAAACAAAAGGGTAGAATCAAAGGAATTGCCCAAAGAGGTCATAGAATAGCTTTCGGTGCTTTTGCAATAAAGGCATTAGAACCAGGATGGATTACTTCTAGACAAATAGAGGCCGCTAGGATCGCTATGACTAGAGCAATGAAACGTGAAGGTCAAGTTTGGATTCGAATTTTTCCTGACAAGCCTGTAACCAAGAAGCCTGCAGAAGTAAGGATGGGTAAAGGTAAAGGTGCTCCTGAGTATTGGGTAGCTATTGTTAAACCAGGAACTATCCTTTTCGAAGCTGGTGGTGTAAAGAAAGAACTAGCGCAAGAGGCACTAAGATTAGCGCAGCAAAAGCTTCCAATTAAAACTAAATTTTCGGTACGCAGAGATTACGTAGAATCATAAAATATCATGAAGAATTCAGAGATTAGAGCACTAAGTATAGAGGAGCTAAATCAGAAGTTGGCTGGAGAGGAAGAGGCGTACAGAAAAATGAAATTTGCTCATGCTATATCGCCTATAGAAAATCCTATGAAAATACAGGAAACACGTAGGTTGATTGCCAGATTAAAGACTGAAATTACGGCTAAAAAACTTGCTAAATAATATTTAAATGGAGTCTAGAAAATTAAGAAAAGAAAGAATAGGGCAGGTTGTAAGTAATAAGATGGAGAAGTCTATCACCGTTGCAGTACAACGTAAAGAAAAGCACCCTATTTACGGTAAGTTTGTGAATAAAACTACCAAATTCACGGCTCATGACGAAAAGAACGAATGTGGCATTGGCGACACTGTTCGTATAATGGAAACTCGTCCTTTGAGTAAAAATAAAAGGTGGAGATTAGTTGAAATCATAGAAAAGGCTAAATAAGATGATACAGCAAGAGTCTAGATTAAATGTTGCAGATAATAGCGGAGCAAAAGAAGTTCTTTGTATCCGTGTTTTAGGAGGAACTGGCAAAAAATATGCTTCAGTGGGTGACAAAATTGTTGTATCAGTGAAGGCTGCACTTTCTTCCAGTAACCTGAAAAAGGGAACAGTGTCAAAAGCGGTGATCGTTAGAACTAAGAAAGAAATAAGAAGAAAAGATGGTTCTTATATTCGTTTCGAAGAGAATGCTGCCGTATTATTGACCGCAAACGACGAACCAAGAGGAACTCGTATTTTTGGACCTGTGGCTAGAGAATTACGTGAAAAACAATTCATGAAAATAGTTTCACTAGCACCTGAAGTTTTATAATCATGGAAAGAGCGAAAAATAAACAAGGTAAACTACACATTCGTAAAGGGGATAAAGTAAAAGTTATCTCTGGTAACTCTAAGGGTAAAGACGGTGTGGTGTTAGAAGTAATTACCTCTAAGCAAAGAGCTATTGTAGAAGGATTAAACATGGTAACTAAGCATGTTAAACCTTCCGCTACTAATCCTGAAGGAGGTATTGAAAAGAAAGAAGCAGCTATACACATTAGTAATCTTATGCTAGTAGATCCTGCTACTGGTGATGCAGTAAGAACAGGTCGTAAGCAAGACGATAATGGTAAGCTACAAAGATATTCTAAGAAAACTGGAGACTTTATAAAATAATGGCTAATCCAAGATTAAAAGATAAATACCAGAAGGAAATCGTTCCTGCATTAAAGGATAAATTCCAATACAAGAGTATTATGCAGGTTCCTAAGGTTGTAAAGGTTTGTATAAACAAAGGTATAGGAGCTGCTGTAGCTGACAAAAAGCTTGTTGATGTAGGTATAGAAGAGCTAACAACTATTTCTGGACAGAAAGCAGTTGCTACGAAATCTAAGAAATCTATCTCAAACTTTAAGTTAAGAGATGGTATGCCTATCGGTGCTAGAGTTACTCTAAGAGGAGATAAGATGTACGAATTTATGGATCGTCTTATGGCTATTGCACTTCCACGTGTAAGAGACTTTAGAGGTATTAGTGATAAAGGTTTCGATGGTAGAGGTAACTATACATTAGGGGTTAAAGAACAAATCATTTTCCCTGAAATCAGTATAGAGAAAGTTAACAAAATCAGTGGTATGGATATCACTTTTGTAACTACTGCAGAAACTGATGAAGAAAGTTATGAATTGCTAAAGGCATTCGGTATGCCATTCGCAAATAAAAACTAATATATTATGGCAAGAAAAGCTGTTATAGCAAGAGAAAGAAAAAGAGAAAAATTAGTAGCTAAATTTGCTGCTAAAAGAAAAGCTCTTAAAGAAGCTGGAGATTATGATGCACTAGATAAACTACCTAGAAACGCATCTCCTGTAAGACTTCATAACCGTTGTAAATTAACGGGAAGACCTAAAGGTTACATGAGAAAATTCGGAATCTCAAGGGTAACATTTAGAGAAATGGCTTCTGAAGGGAAAATACCAGGTGTTACTAAGGCGAGTTGGTAAAAAATTCTCTTTTATTTTTATTCAAGAAAATAGTTCTGTATCTTTGCAGGCCTGTTTAGGCAGGGTTGCAATTATACCTTAGATAAAGAAGATAATGACAGATCCAATAGCAGATTATTTAACCAGGCTTAGAAATGCAATCAAAGCCCGTCACAGAATAGTTGATATTCCTGCTTCTAATATTAAGAAGGAAATGACGAAAGTGTTGCATGAGAAAGGATATATCCTGAATTATAAGTTTGAAGAGACCGAGAATCATCAAGGTAACATCAAAATTGCTTTAAAATATAATTCAGAGAATAAAAAGCCTGCTATTTACCACTTGGAAAGGGTAAGTAAACCTGGATTAAGAAAATATACTCAGGCGGATACATTGCCAAGAGTATTAAATGGTTTAGGTGTTGCAATTTTATCCACTTCTAAAGGTGTGCTTACTGATAAAGAAGCAAGAGACCTTAATATAGGTGGTGAAGTATTGTGTTACGTATATTAATTATTAAAATATAATGTCAAGAATAGGGAAAAAACCGATCAAACTTGTTGATGGTGTTACTTACAAGTACGATACTGAAGCAGGAATTATTTCTGTGAAGGGACCAAAAGGCGAGTTAAAGCAAGAAATTGATCCTTCCTTCAAATTGGTTGAAAATGAAGGCGAGTTGGTTCTGGACAGGCCTACTGAGCAGAAGAGACATAAAGCGATGCATGGCTTATACAGATCTTTGATCCATAATATGTTCGAAGGTGTAAGTCAAGGTTACACAAAGAAATTGGAGTTAGTTGGGGTTGGATATAAGGCAACCGCACAGAATAATGTCTTAGAATTGAGTCTTGGATATTCTCATAATATATTCCTTGCTATTCCTTCTGAACTGTCTGTTACAGCTGAAACGGAAAAGGGTAAAAACCCTGTAGTAACTCTAGAGGGATATGATAAACAACTCATTGGTCAGGTTGCTGCTAAAATTAAGTCACTTAGACCTGTTGAGCCTTACAAAGGCAAAGGTGTTAGGTTTGTTGGTGAAGTTGTTAGACGTAAAGCTGGTAAGCAGGCTGCTAAATAATAAGGGATATGGCATTTAATAAATATAAAAGAAGACTTAGAATTAAGAAGGGTATCAGAAGCAAAATTTCTGGTACTGCTGATAAGCCAAGATTGTCTGTGTTTAAGAGTAATAAAGGTATTTATGCTCAACTAATAGACGATACTAAAGGACATACATTACTTGCTAGTTCTTCAAAAGAATTAGAAAACGAAGGTTTGAACGTTGACGTTTCTAAGAATGTTGGTCTTAAGCTTGCAGAAAAAGCAAAAGCTGGCGGTATAGAAAAAATTGTATTTGATCGTAGTGGTTACCTTTACCATGGCAGAATTAAAGCCTTAGCTGAAGGAGCCCGAGAAGGAGGTCTAAAATTTTAAAGCGATATGTCTCAGAATAATATAAGATCAGTAAAAGCTAGTGAAATAGACCTTAAAGAAAAGGTTGTTGCCATTAAGAGGGTAGCTAAAGTTGTAAAAGGTGGTAGAAGATTCAGCTTTTCAGCAATTGTAGTTGTAGGAAATGGTAACGGAGTGGTAGGTTATGGCCTTGGTAAAGCAAACGAGGTAACGGATGCTATCACAAAAGGAATTGATGATGCTAAGAAAAACTTAGTGCAGGTTCCTATCATTAAAGGTACTGTGCCTCACGAATCTATTGGTAAATTTGGTGGTGGTTTCGTTTTATTGAAGCCAGCTGCGCCAGGTACTGGAGTAATAGCCGGTGGTGCTATGCGTGCTGTATTAGAGAGTGCTGGAGTACATAACGTTCTTGCTAAGTCTAAAGGATCATCTAACCCTCACAACGCGGTAAAAGCAACATTCGATGCGCTTACTAACATGAGAGATCCATTATCAGTGGCTAAGGACAGAGGAGTTTCTTTATCAAAAGTATTTAACGGTTAATCAAGATGGCAAAAGTTAAAATATCTCAGGTAAGGAGTGCAATCGGAAGACCTGAAAGACAAAAGAGAACTATTAAAGCTTTAGGCTTAGGAAAGATTAGCAAGACTGTTGAAGTAGAACTTACTCCTCAGATTCAAGGTATGATCAATAAGGTAAGCCATTTAGTATCTGTAACAGAAATATAACCTACGAACAGATGAAATTGAATAATTTAACGCCTGCAAAAGGGTCAGTAAAGAATAAAAAGAGAATAGGACGTGGTCAAGGATCTGGTAAAGGTGGTACTTCTACCAGAGGTCACAAAGGTGCGAAGTCACGTTCTGGTTATTCTTCTAAATTAGGTTTCGAAGGTGGTCAGATGCCATTACAAAGAAGAGTACCTAAGTTTGGTTTCAGAAACCCTAACAGAGTAGAATATAAAGCAATCAACCTGGACACAGTTCAGTCATTAATCGAATCTGCTAAATTGGAAAGGGTTAATTTAGAAGCTTTAATTGCTCATGGTTTAATGGGAAAAAATGATAAAGTAAAAATATTGGGTAGAGGCGAACTTAAGTCTAAAGTAGACGTAGAAGCTCACGCTTTCTCATCTTCTGCTGTAAAGTCTATTGAAGCAGCCGGTGGTAAAGCTACTCAACTGTAATTATGAAAAAGTTTATCACTACTATACGTAATATATTTTCAATAGAAGATCTTAGAGTAAGAATTCTGAACACTATCGGTTTCCTGATAGTATTTAGACTAGGATCTTATATTGTTCTTCCTGGTGTGGACCCAGACCAATTAGGTGCGGGTGCTCAAGGTGGTATATTTGATTTGCTTAATACCTTTTTAGGAGGTTCTTTTAAGAGAGCTTCCATTTTTGCCTTAGGTATTATGCCTTACATATCAGCTTCTATCGTTATACAGCTTTTGACTGTAGCGGTACCATACTTCCAGAAATTGCAAAAAGAGGGTGAATCAGGTAGAAAGAAGTTAACACAGATTACTAGAGTTTTAACTATAGTTATAACATTAGCACAGTCTGCTGGATACTTAGCCACTACCATACCTGCTGAAGCAATATTATACTCACCATCATTCTTCCAGGTTACTTCTATGATCATATTAGTAGCAGGAACGATGTTTTGTATGTGGTTGGGAGAGAAGATTACGGACAAGGGTATTGGTAACGG
This genomic interval carries:
- the rplV gene encoding 50S ribosomal protein L22 encodes the protein MEAVAKLKNVPTSPRKMRLVADLIRGERVSKALNILKFEPKQGAARLEKLLLSAISNWQQGNEDVDLEDADLYVKSIQVDSGKILKRLRPAPQGRAHRIRKRSNHVTLVLDSLSPIQEKVEKPAKNETKKTKKKDNKEDK
- the rpsN gene encoding 30S ribosomal protein S14, with the protein product MARKAVIARERKREKLVAKFAAKRKALKEAGDYDALDKLPRNASPVRLHNRCKLTGRPKGYMRKFGISRVTFREMASEGKIPGVTKASW
- the rpsQ gene encoding 30S ribosomal protein S17, with translation MESRKLRKERIGQVVSNKMEKSITVAVQRKEKHPIYGKFVNKTTKFTAHDEKNECGIGDTVRIMETRPLSKNKRWRLVEIIEKAK
- the rplR gene encoding 50S ribosomal protein L18, which gives rise to MAFNKYKRRLRIKKGIRSKISGTADKPRLSVFKSNKGIYAQLIDDTKGHTLLASSSKELENEGLNVDVSKNVGLKLAEKAKAGGIEKIVFDRSGYLYHGRIKALAEGAREGGLKF
- the rplN gene encoding 50S ribosomal protein L14; the protein is MIQQESRLNVADNSGAKEVLCIRVLGGTGKKYASVGDKIVVSVKAALSSSNLKKGTVSKAVIVRTKKEIRRKDGSYIRFEENAAVLLTANDEPRGTRIFGPVARELREKQFMKIVSLAPEVL
- the rplX gene encoding 50S ribosomal protein L24; its protein translation is MERAKNKQGKLHIRKGDKVKVISGNSKGKDGVVLEVITSKQRAIVEGLNMVTKHVKPSATNPEGGIEKKEAAIHISNLMLVDPATGDAVRTGRKQDDNGKLQRYSKKTGDFIK
- the rpsE gene encoding 30S ribosomal protein S5 — translated: MSQNNIRSVKASEIDLKEKVVAIKRVAKVVKGGRRFSFSAIVVVGNGNGVVGYGLGKANEVTDAITKGIDDAKKNLVQVPIIKGTVPHESIGKFGGGFVLLKPAAPGTGVIAGGAMRAVLESAGVHNVLAKSKGSSNPHNAVKATFDALTNMRDPLSVAKDRGVSLSKVFNG
- the rpsC gene encoding 30S ribosomal protein S3 — its product is MGQKVNPVAFRLGIVKGWDSSWYGGKDFSDKLVEDHNIRNYIAARIPKGGISKVVIERTLKRITLTVHTARPGVVIGKGGAEVDKIKEELKKLTGKDVQINIFEVKRPELDAKLVGESIAQQLQARISYRRAMKQAIASAMRVGAQGIKIKVSGRLGGAEMARTEQYKDGRIPLHTLRADIDYAISEASTVYGKIGIKVWIFKGEVYGKRDLSPNVGLGNSGSGNSGRGGRKRGGDGPKRRRNK
- the rpmD gene encoding 50S ribosomal protein L30 encodes the protein MAKVKISQVRSAIGRPERQKRTIKALGLGKISKTVEVELTPQIQGMINKVSHLVSVTEI
- the rplP gene encoding 50S ribosomal protein L16, which gives rise to MLQPKRVKFRKKQKGRIKGIAQRGHRIAFGAFAIKALEPGWITSRQIEAARIAMTRAMKREGQVWIRIFPDKPVTKKPAEVRMGKGKGAPEYWVAIVKPGTILFEAGGVKKELAQEALRLAQQKLPIKTKFSVRRDYVES
- the rpmC gene encoding 50S ribosomal protein L29 → MKNSEIRALSIEELNQKLAGEEEAYRKMKFAHAISPIENPMKIQETRRLIARLKTEITAKKLAK
- the rpsH gene encoding 30S ribosomal protein S8; translation: MTDPIADYLTRLRNAIKARHRIVDIPASNIKKEMTKVLHEKGYILNYKFEETENHQGNIKIALKYNSENKKPAIYHLERVSKPGLRKYTQADTLPRVLNGLGVAILSTSKGVLTDKEARDLNIGGEVLCYVY
- the rplE gene encoding 50S ribosomal protein L5 — encoded protein: MANPRLKDKYQKEIVPALKDKFQYKSIMQVPKVVKVCINKGIGAAVADKKLVDVGIEELTTISGQKAVATKSKKSISNFKLRDGMPIGARVTLRGDKMYEFMDRLMAIALPRVRDFRGISDKGFDGRGNYTLGVKEQIIFPEISIEKVNKISGMDITFVTTAETDEESYELLKAFGMPFANKN
- the rplF gene encoding 50S ribosomal protein L6, with product MSRIGKKPIKLVDGVTYKYDTEAGIISVKGPKGELKQEIDPSFKLVENEGELVLDRPTEQKRHKAMHGLYRSLIHNMFEGVSQGYTKKLELVGVGYKATAQNNVLELSLGYSHNIFLAIPSELSVTAETEKGKNPVVTLEGYDKQLIGQVAAKIKSLRPVEPYKGKGVRFVGEVVRRKAGKQAAK